Proteins encoded in a region of the Coleofasciculus sp. FACHB-T130 genome:
- a CDS encoding CHAT domain-containing protein, with amino-acid sequence MELKRFFLLASSTVLLTGLQTCWLNFPVTFSGSAVMAQTVEERKAQADKLYQQGNQQYKTSQFQEALQSFQEALLIYRELKDTKGEALTVNYIGLIYRSLSQYPEALKFYRQGLEIFRKLGDRWNEGTALNNIGSVYRSSDQYAQARDFFQQALSIRRKVQDREGEGVTLSNLGTIYHGLGQYSQALELYEQALVIRREVGDFQGEVVTLLSLGVIYYDLGQYNQALETYQQALNVSRKINNKNGEALVLNSMGTVYMSQGDYSKALNLYQQALIIARKIGVTGLEAALLNNIAEFYRYQGQYSQALDFYQQSLVIYRKIGNFGGEETAINNMGKTYDNQGDYSQALKLFQQALTISRKIENYPGEGRILRNMGSNLYQSGKLAEATKTLTAGIKALESLRSGLSDSNKVSIFETQASIYRLLQQVFIAQNNINDALEIAERGRARAFVELLVKRLSSETRGNVTSPPPPNIAQITQIAKAQNATLVQYSIIDDDFKSQNKSQVKQTDLYIWVIKPTGEVTFRKVDLKPLQQKNTSLKDLVSSSRDSIGVDDRSIFKAEVVNPGNQENSAKSLQQLHQLLISPIADLLPTDQNQRVIFVPQGELFVVPFAALQDKDGKYLIEKHTILSAPSIQVLELTRASREKVKQASAKDAIIIGNPTMPSVAPKIGEKPQQLASLPGAKREAEEIAPLLNTNALTGNAATKTAVLSRISQARIVHLATHGLFDDFQGLQSAIALAPTSSDRGLLTAEEILNLKLNADLVVLSACNTGRGRITGDGVIGLSRSLFIAGTPSVVVSLWAVPDAPTAELMTEFYTNLYQKKLDKAQSLRQAMLKMMETHRDNPRAWAAFTLIGEAE; translated from the coding sequence ATGGAATTAAAAAGATTTTTCTTGCTTGCGTCTAGCACAGTTCTACTGACTGGGTTGCAGACTTGTTGGCTGAATTTTCCGGTGACATTTAGTGGATCTGCGGTGATGGCGCAGACGGTTGAGGAGAGGAAGGCGCAAGCAGATAAACTTTATCAGCAAGGTAATCAGCAGTATAAGACTAGCCAATTTCAGGAAGCATTACAGTCTTTTCAAGAAGCGCTCTTAATTTATCGGGAACTAAAAGATACCAAAGGCGAAGCATTAACCGTGAACTACATCGGGTTAATTTATCGCAGTCTCAGCCAATATCCAGAAGCCCTGAAATTTTATCGGCAAGGTTTAGAGATTTTCAGAAAACTCGGCGATCGCTGGAACGAAGGAACTGCACTTAACAACATTGGCTCAGTTTATAGAAGCTCAGATCAATATGCTCAAGCACGAGATTTCTTTCAGCAAGCCTTATCTATTCGTCGAAAAGTTCAGGATCGCGAAGGCGAAGGGGTAACTCTTAGTAACCTTGGAACGATTTATCATGGTTTGGGTCAATATTCTCAAGCATTGGAATTATACGAGCAAGCCTTAGTTATTCGTAGAGAAGTTGGTGATTTTCAAGGTGAAGTAGTAACCCTCCTTAGCTTGGGAGTTATCTATTATGATTTAGGTCAATATAATCAAGCACTGGAAACTTATCAGCAAGCTTTGAATGTAAGCAGAAAAATTAATAACAAAAATGGAGAAGCTCTTGTTCTGAATTCAATGGGAACAGTTTATATGAGCCAGGGTGACTATTCCAAAGCATTAAATTTGTATCAGCAAGCTTTAATTATTGCTAGAAAAATTGGCGTGACTGGTCTGGAAGCAGCGCTACTCAACAATATTGCCGAATTTTATAGATATCAAGGTCAATATTCGCAAGCATTAGATTTTTATCAGCAATCTCTAGTTATATATAGGAAAATTGGCAACTTTGGTGGTGAAGAAACAGCTATTAACAACATGGGTAAAACTTATGATAATCAAGGTGATTATTCCCAAGCGTTGAAACTTTTTCAACAAGCTTTAACTATTTCCAGGAAAATAGAGAATTATCCAGGTGAAGGACGAATTCTGAGAAATATGGGTAGTAACCTCTATCAATCTGGGAAGCTAGCGGAAGCTACAAAAACCCTAACTGCTGGAATTAAGGCTTTAGAGTCTCTACGGTCAGGATTGAGTGATAGCAATAAAGTATCAATTTTTGAAACCCAGGCTAGTATCTACCGTCTACTCCAACAAGTTTTTATTGCCCAAAATAACATTAATGATGCTTTAGAAATTGCTGAACGAGGGCGTGCAAGAGCATTTGTGGAGCTATTGGTAAAGAGATTATCTTCAGAAACTAGAGGTAACGTTACTTCCCCACCACCACCAAATATTGCCCAAATTACACAAATTGCCAAAGCTCAAAATGCGACTCTCGTTCAATATTCAATTATTGATGATGACTTTAAAAGTCAAAATAAATCGCAAGTCAAGCAAACAGACCTTTACATTTGGGTGATTAAACCTACAGGCGAAGTAACCTTCCGCAAAGTTGACCTAAAACCATTGCAGCAAAAAAATACCTCTTTAAAAGACCTTGTTAGCTCTAGCCGTGACTCAATCGGAGTAGACGATCGCAGTATTTTTAAAGCAGAAGTTGTAAATCCAGGTAATCAAGAAAACTCAGCCAAAAGCTTACAGCAACTTCATCAACTATTAATTTCGCCCATCGCCGACCTTCTGCCCACCGACCAAAATCAGCGTGTAATTTTTGTCCCGCAAGGTGAATTATTTGTAGTTCCCTTCGCCGCACTGCAAGATAAAGATGGCAAATACTTAATTGAAAAACATACAATTTTGTCCGCACCTTCAATTCAGGTACTAGAACTAACACGCGCCTCACGGGAAAAGGTGAAGCAAGCATCCGCCAAAGATGCCATCATCATAGGAAATCCCACCATGCCCAGCGTAGCGCCTAAAATTGGAGAAAAGCCGCAACAGCTAGCTTCCTTACCAGGAGCAAAACGAGAAGCCGAAGAGATTGCTCCTTTATTGAACACCAACGCCCTTACTGGCAATGCAGCCACCAAAACTGCTGTTTTATCACGAATATCTCAAGCTAGAATTGTGCATCTGGCAACCCACGGCTTATTTGATGATTTCCAGGGATTGCAAAGCGCGATCGCACTCGCACCCACTAGCAGCGATCGCGGTCTACTCACTGCCGAAGAAATCCTTAATCTGAAACTAAATGCAGATTTAGTTGTCCTGAGTGCTTGCAACACCGGACGCGGGCGCATCACGGGTGATGGGGTAATTGGACTATCCCGCTCTTTGTTTATCGCCGGTACTCCCAGCGTTGTTGTCTCCCTGTGGGCTGTCCCCGATGCTCCCACGGCTGAATTAATGACCGAGTTTTATACTAATCTTTACCAAAAGAAACTTGATAAAGCCCAATCCTTGCGCCAAGCAATGCTCAAGATGATGGAAACACACCGCGATAATCCTAGAGCTTGGGCAGCTTTTACCTTAATTGGTGAAGCTGAGTAG
- a CDS encoding caspase family protein, protein MSRISRRHFLQFAGSTITTLGLSQLDIINKGNRYAQVLAQNTSRKLALLVGINDYPANDRFLGNLEGCVTDVALQEELLVHRFGFNPSDIVKLTSNQAPAQQLTRNNILTAFEEHLIKQAKPGDVVVFHFSGHGSRLRDPNPIQGCANQAFNDEFNSTLVVADEGQKDLAPDIMGRTLFLLMSALNTENVTVVLDSCHSGGGTRGNFRVRSVPGDKLNPSPEEIAYQKGWMERLQLSESELARRRCAGVAKGVVFASAQREEEALDAEFDGFSAGAFTYLMTQYLWQKTDTVGSAIAQITTSINSLSSQVPLADGDPKKPVYFINKQLPPTDAVITKVEGDKATLWLGGVDSESLEAFQPGATFAIVDDKGQTSGKLQLISPRSGLRGEAKLVDKATNTSLKPGTLLQEASRVVPADLKLSIGLDPSLAGETNAAKQELSAINRIAAAPAQSGNVPYPGGVQYIFSRMTADYQQKLQKQGANLPAVGSIGLFTEGLELVPKSFGEPGESVTAAVERLAAKLKSLLAVRIIKKTLNADSSQLSVEVSMNLVEQPNQTLARTSSRGRNTRQELEQAYANKLPVNKLFQFRVTNHESSDLYLTTLLIDSTGGLVVVFPYQWPASNETMKLRPNQTQLIGDPQQLKLRAIATGTGEALVIVSRSPLERAVKTLASLAAELNQDRGALELKEPVEVMGDLLDDLSSDRGGIAVEAIPMNTSEMATLSIAFQVSD, encoded by the coding sequence ATGTCCCGTATTTCTCGCCGTCATTTCTTACAATTCGCTGGCTCAACTATAACTACTTTGGGATTGAGCCAGTTAGATATTATCAACAAAGGAAATCGCTACGCTCAAGTTCTGGCGCAAAATACCTCCCGCAAGCTTGCTCTTTTAGTGGGAATTAATGATTATCCAGCCAACGATCGCTTTCTTGGAAATCTGGAAGGATGCGTTACTGATGTTGCTTTGCAAGAAGAACTCTTGGTTCATCGTTTTGGTTTTAATCCCAGTGATATTGTCAAGTTGACAAGCAATCAAGCTCCCGCTCAACAGCTGACGCGCAACAATATTCTGACAGCGTTTGAAGAACACTTAATTAAACAAGCTAAACCGGGAGATGTGGTTGTTTTCCATTTTTCCGGTCACGGTTCTCGATTGCGCGACCCAAATCCTATCCAAGGTTGTGCTAATCAGGCATTCAATGATGAATTTAATAGCACTTTAGTCGTTGCCGATGAGGGGCAAAAAGATTTGGCACCAGACATCATGGGGCGCACTTTGTTTCTTTTGATGTCGGCTTTAAACACAGAAAATGTCACAGTCGTACTAGATAGTTGTCACTCTGGCGGCGGTACTCGTGGTAACTTTCGAGTGCGTTCTGTACCCGGCGATAAACTCAATCCCAGTCCTGAAGAAATCGCTTATCAAAAAGGCTGGATGGAACGGCTGCAACTGTCCGAATCCGAACTGGCTCGTCGGCGCTGTGCAGGTGTTGCAAAAGGGGTTGTTTTTGCCTCTGCTCAACGAGAAGAAGAAGCTTTAGATGCTGAATTCGATGGCTTTTCTGCTGGTGCGTTTACTTACCTGATGACGCAGTATCTCTGGCAAAAAACCGATACGGTGGGAAGCGCGATCGCTCAAATCACTACTAGCATAAATTCACTTTCTAGTCAAGTTCCTTTAGCAGATGGCGACCCCAAAAAACCAGTTTATTTCATCAACAAACAACTCCCTCCGACTGATGCCGTAATTACCAAAGTAGAAGGCGATAAGGCAACTTTGTGGTTGGGAGGAGTAGACTCTGAAAGTCTAGAAGCTTTCCAACCCGGTGCTACATTCGCAATTGTCGATGACAAAGGGCAAACATCGGGAAAATTGCAATTAATCTCTCCTCGTAGCGGCTTAAGGGGAGAAGCGAAACTGGTAGACAAAGCAACTAATACATCTCTAAAACCAGGGACGCTGCTGCAAGAAGCAAGTCGGGTTGTGCCAGCAGATTTGAAGTTAAGCATTGGTCTCGATCCGTCTTTAGCAGGAGAGACGAACGCGGCTAAACAGGAACTCTCCGCGATTAATCGCATTGCAGCGGCGCCTGCACAATCTGGAAATGTCCCCTATCCGGGAGGGGTGCAGTACATCTTCAGTCGGATGACGGCAGATTATCAGCAAAAACTGCAAAAGCAAGGGGCAAATCTTCCAGCCGTCGGCAGTATTGGTTTATTTACCGAAGGACTGGAACTGGTGCCGAAATCCTTTGGCGAACCAGGGGAATCGGTAACGGCAGCGGTGGAGCGTCTGGCAGCTAAACTCAAATCTCTGTTAGCAGTTCGGATTATTAAAAAGACTTTGAATGCCGATTCTTCGCAGCTTTCTGTAGAAGTTTCGATGAACTTGGTAGAACAACCCAATCAAACCCTTGCTAGAACTTCCAGTCGAGGTAGAAACACTCGTCAGGAGTTGGAACAAGCTTATGCTAATAAGTTACCAGTGAATAAACTATTTCAGTTTCGAGTTACCAATCACGAGTCTAGCGACCTCTATCTGACAACTCTACTGATTGACTCGACTGGGGGATTAGTGGTGGTGTTTCCCTATCAGTGGCCTGCGTCAAATGAGACGATGAAATTACGACCCAATCAAACGCAACTGATTGGCGACCCGCAACAACTGAAATTGAGAGCGATCGCAACCGGAACAGGAGAAGCGCTGGTAATTGTCAGCCGTTCACCCCTAGAAAGAGCTGTCAAGACATTAGCATCTCTAGCCGCTGAACTAAATCAAGATAGAGGAGCGTTGGAGTTAAAAGAGCCAGTTGAGGTGATGGGCGATTTACTTGATGATTTGAGTAGCGATCGCGGTGGAATCGCTGTAGAAGCCATACCCATGAACACTTCAGAGATGGCTACTTTGTCAATCGCCTTTCAGGTAAGCGATTAG